The following coding sequences lie in one Mesorhizobium sp. NZP2298 genomic window:
- a CDS encoding DHA2 family efflux MFS transporter permease subunit has protein sequence MTELAGALEQPQFATERDPRLRLIIPIIVAIAFLMEQLDSTIITTAIPAIAQSLDTTPVRLNLAITTYILTLAVFIPVSGWFADRFGARRVFALALFTFTLGSALCGMANSFGMLLAMRALQGLGGAMMTPVGRLILLRSFPRSGLITAMTYMTLPAIMGPVIGPLLGGLLTTYASWRWIFYVNVPFGCVGILAALRFVDDFHEETVQRFDFAGFLMVGCGVALLQFGLENIGRPIIPVSATVLVLAASVLLLLAFGRYARRVVAPAVDLTLFRFRSFWVGTLAGGLCRVGLNGVPFLMPLMLQVGFGMSPVTSGSLTFVGSFGALLMRPLLSPLLRRFGFSAVLIGSAIVGSATVAGFALMNADTPHWMIGLYVFLFGIVRSAQFMTSNTLSYADLPADKLSRATSLGGVLQQLSVSLGVSIAAMLLGLIAGETHVLTPERFHQVFLLTAIIPLISIPGFLYLRAEDGVQVSGHVRGTRK, from the coding sequence ATGACGGAATTGGCCGGAGCATTGGAACAGCCTCAATTTGCCACCGAGCGCGATCCGCGGCTGAGGCTGATCATCCCGATCATCGTCGCCATCGCCTTTCTGATGGAGCAGCTCGACTCCACCATCATCACCACCGCGATCCCGGCCATCGCGCAAAGCCTCGACACGACGCCGGTCCGCCTCAACCTTGCGATTACCACCTACATTCTGACGCTCGCCGTGTTCATTCCCGTCAGCGGCTGGTTTGCCGACAGGTTCGGCGCGCGCAGGGTGTTCGCGCTGGCGCTGTTCACCTTCACCCTTGGCTCGGCCCTATGCGGCATGGCCAACAGTTTCGGTATGCTGCTGGCCATGCGCGCGCTGCAGGGGTTGGGCGGCGCCATGATGACGCCGGTCGGGCGGCTCATCCTGCTGCGCAGCTTTCCGCGCAGCGGGCTGATCACCGCCATGACCTACATGACCTTGCCGGCCATCATGGGGCCGGTCATCGGGCCGCTGCTCGGCGGCCTGCTGACCACCTACGCCTCGTGGCGCTGGATATTCTACGTCAACGTGCCGTTTGGCTGCGTTGGCATCCTGGCGGCGCTGCGCTTCGTCGACGATTTCCACGAGGAAACAGTGCAGCGCTTCGACTTCGCGGGGTTCCTGATGGTGGGATGCGGCGTCGCGCTGCTGCAATTCGGGCTGGAAAACATCGGCCGGCCGATCATTCCCGTTTCAGCCACAGTGCTGGTCCTGGCCGCGTCCGTCCTGCTGCTGCTGGCTTTCGGGCGCTATGCGCGCCGCGTCGTGGCACCGGCCGTCGACCTGACGCTGTTTCGATTTCGCTCCTTCTGGGTCGGCACGCTTGCCGGCGGCCTGTGCCGCGTAGGTCTCAACGGCGTGCCGTTTCTGATGCCGCTGATGTTGCAGGTCGGCTTCGGCATGAGCCCGGTCACCTCGGGCTCGCTGACATTCGTCGGCAGCTTCGGCGCCTTGCTGATGCGGCCGCTGCTGTCGCCGCTGCTGCGTCGCTTCGGCTTCAGTGCCGTGCTGATCGGCAGCGCCATCGTCGGCTCCGCCACCGTGGCTGGTTTCGCCCTGATGAATGCCGATACGCCGCATTGGATGATCGGCCTTTACGTCTTCCTGTTCGGCATCGTCCGCTCGGCCCAGTTCATGACCTCCAACACGCTATCCTATGCCGACCTGCCCGCGGACAAGCTCAGCCGCGCCACCAGCCTTGGCGGCGTGCTGCAGCAGCTCAGCGTTTCGCTTGGCGTCTCGATCGCAGCCATGCTGCTGGGCCTGATCGCGGGGGAGACCCACGTGCTCACGCCGGAACGTTTCCACCAGGTATTCCTGTTGACCGCGATCATCCCGCTGATCTCCATTCCCGGCTTTCTGTACCTGCGCGCCGAGGACGGCGTGCAGGTCAGCGGCCACGTCAGGGGAACGCGCAAATAG
- a CDS encoding ABC transporter ATP-binding protein: MTVPKLRIAGLDKSFGTGERRTQVLRDINLDLADNEFVSLVGTSGCGKSTLLSIVAGLQDFDAGDLSIDGAPILQPGLDRGVVFQSYTLLPWLTARQNIEFALKAAGYDRTACREIALEHLDLVKLSQSADRFPSELSGGMKQRVAIARALSYRPKMLLMDEPFGALDALTRHQMQELLTQIWEEHRLTVLFVTHDVEEAVYLSDRIVVMGIGPGRIMQTFDVDIERPRREEVMETPTFMDLQRGVHKAIREASRRPEIA, translated from the coding sequence ATGACCGTTCCCAAATTGCGCATCGCCGGTCTCGACAAGAGCTTCGGCACCGGCGAGCGGCGCACGCAAGTGCTGCGCGACATCAACCTCGATCTTGCCGACAATGAGTTCGTCTCGCTCGTCGGCACGTCGGGCTGCGGCAAGAGCACGCTGTTGTCGATCGTCGCCGGACTGCAGGACTTCGACGCTGGCGATCTCAGCATCGATGGCGCGCCCATCCTGCAGCCTGGTCTCGACCGTGGCGTCGTCTTCCAGTCCTACACGCTGCTTCCCTGGTTGACGGCGCGGCAGAACATCGAGTTCGCCCTCAAGGCCGCCGGTTACGATCGCACGGCCTGCCGTGAGATCGCGCTCGAGCATCTCGACCTCGTCAAGCTGTCGCAGAGTGCCGACCGCTTTCCGTCCGAACTGTCGGGCGGCATGAAGCAGCGTGTCGCCATTGCGCGCGCGCTGTCCTATCGCCCCAAGATGCTGCTGATGGACGAGCCCTTCGGCGCGCTCGATGCTCTTACCCGGCATCAGATGCAGGAACTGCTGACCCAGATCTGGGAAGAGCACAGGCTGACCGTGCTCTTCGTCACGCATGACGTGGAGGAAGCCGTCTATCTGTCGGACCGGATCGTCGTCATGGGGATCGGTCCGGGACGCATCATGCAGACCTTCGACGTCGACATCGAACGCCCGCGCCGGGAAGAGGTGATGGAAACCCCGACCTTCATGGATTTGCAGCGCGGCGTCCACAAGGCGATCCGCGAGGCATCAAGGCGCCCCGAAATCGCCTAG